A single window of Hyla sarda isolate aHylSar1 chromosome 2, aHylSar1.hap1, whole genome shotgun sequence DNA harbors:
- the LOC130357667 gene encoding chymotrypsin-like elastase family member 1: MLRLLLLAALAICGQCHDDDIRYLEDNENGRVVGGSNAAKNAWPWQVSLQYLSGSSWYHTCGASLIRANRVLTAAHCVDRTVSFRVALGDHNLSTNEGTEQYISVSSIRKHASWNTNNVAAGYDIAILWLASSATLNTSVKLATLPASGATLANNYNCVVTGWGRLSTGGSLATVLQQAPLPVVAHATCSLSSWWGSTVKTTMICAGGDGVKSSCNGDSGGPLNCAVNGVYQVHGIVSFGSSLGCNYYQKPSVFTKVSSYTSWISSNI, translated from the exons ATGCTCAGGCTTCTCTTACTTGCTGCTCTTGCAATCTGCG GACAATGTCATGATGATGACATCCGCTATTTGGAAGACAATGAAAATGGACGTGTGGTAGGAGGATCTAATGCAGCAAAGAACGCCTGGCCCTGGCAG GTATCTCTCCAGTATCTGTCTGGCAGCAGCTGGTACCACACTTGTGGAGCCTCCCTCATCCGCGCTAACCGTGTGTTGACTGCTGCTCATTGTGTGGACAG AACCGTTTCCTTCCGTGTGGCCCTTGGTGACCACAATCTTAGTACTAATGAAGGCACCGAACAGTACATTTCTGTCTCTTCCATCAGAAAACACGCTAGCTGGAACACCAACAACGTTGCTGCTGG ATATGATATTGCTATCCTGTGGCTGGCCTCCAGTGCTACCCTGAACACTTCCGTGAAACTGGCTACACTGCCAGCAAGTGGAGCTACCCTGGCCAATAACTACAACTGTGTTGTTACTGGATGGGGAAGACTCAGCA CCGGTGGATCTCTTGCCACTGTTCTCCAGCAAGCCCCTCTGCCTGTAGTTGCCCACGCAACCTGCTCTCTCAGCTCCTGGTGGGGCAGCACTGTCAAGACCACCATGATCTGCGCTGGTGGAGATGGAGTCAAGTCTTCCTGCAAT GGAGATTCTGGTGGACCTCTGAACTGCGCAGTCAATGGTGTGTATCAGGTCCATGGTATTGTCAGCTTTGGATCTTCTCTGGGATGCAACTACTACCAGAAACCATCCGTGTTTACCAAAGTCTCTTCTTACACCTCCTGGATCAGCAGC aaCATCTAA